Proteins encoded together in one Chloroflexota bacterium window:
- the trmD gene encoding tRNA (guanosine(37)-N1)-methyltransferase TrmD: MHFDIFTLFPGMFAGAFSDSIIQRAVSAGLVSIALHDIRAHTTDRHHTADDVPYGGGGGMIMKPGPIFACVESVWGDLPSAERYLLLTSPQGRPFTQAVARELAARPRIGLLCGRYEGVDERVREHLAADDISIGDYVLSGGEIPAMVIVDAVTRLQPGALGDPDAPAKDSHAEGLLEGPHYTRPAEFRGWPVPDVLLSGHHGEVAKWRRRESLRRTLERRPDLLRGAALSDDDRAYLRSLGWPEG; encoded by the coding sequence ATGCACTTCGATATCTTTACGTTGTTCCCCGGCATGTTCGCGGGCGCGTTCTCCGACAGCATCATCCAGCGCGCAGTAAGCGCCGGGCTGGTCTCGATCGCACTGCACGACATCCGCGCGCACACGACCGACCGCCATCACACGGCAGACGATGTTCCGTACGGCGGCGGCGGCGGAATGATCATGAAGCCCGGGCCGATCTTCGCCTGCGTGGAAAGTGTTTGGGGCGACCTGCCGTCCGCCGAGCGCTACCTGCTGTTGACGTCGCCACAGGGCCGGCCGTTCACGCAGGCCGTGGCGCGCGAACTGGCCGCGCGGCCGCGCATCGGCCTGCTGTGCGGGCGCTACGAGGGCGTGGATGAGCGCGTGCGTGAGCACCTGGCCGCCGACGACATCTCCATCGGCGACTACGTGCTGTCGGGCGGCGAGATTCCGGCGATGGTCATCGTGGATGCCGTGACGCGCCTGCAGCCCGGCGCGCTGGGCGACCCGGACGCGCCGGCGAAGGACTCGCATGCCGAGGGACTGCTCGAAGGTCCGCACTACACCCGCCCGGCCGAGTTCCGCGGCTGGCCGGTGCCGGATGTGCTGCTGTCCGGCCATCACGGTGAGGTCGCCAAATGGCGCCGTCGCGAATCGCTGCGCCGCACGCTGGAGCGGCGGCCCGACCTGCTGCGCGGTGCGGCACTAAGCGACGATGATCGCGCTTATCTGCGCTCGCTGGGCTGGCCGGAAGGCTAA
- a CDS encoding class I SAM-dependent methyltransferase produces MSTSAEPVWKKNLTDYNEGLGVVYERIVLNEYLLKLRQKYGIETVLEAPLYGMAGVSGINSVALAQAGSHVTLMDSNPERLAGVQRIWGELSLDGRASFKLHDDFTRLPFANGAFDMVWAWAALWYMPRADLLIEEMVRVSRKVVFLAMPNRMQMGYILRKFVLEPGFFKTVDETWANIPRMTKMLRGYGLRIADQGVMDVPPWPDTVMPAALVLQKLGIRSKSMQSRFEGQGWQWSTMDYYSGKRPELKAMMEKYMFLERLPLPWQIKTVWAHHRYVLGVKP; encoded by the coding sequence ATGTCAACCAGTGCGGAACCGGTCTGGAAGAAGAACCTGACAGACTACAACGAAGGGCTGGGCGTGGTCTACGAGCGGATCGTGCTCAACGAGTACCTGCTGAAGCTCAGACAGAAATACGGCATTGAGACCGTGCTGGAGGCGCCGCTGTACGGTATGGCGGGCGTCAGCGGCATTAACTCGGTCGCGCTGGCACAGGCGGGTAGCCACGTCACGCTCATGGACAGCAACCCGGAGCGGCTGGCCGGCGTGCAGCGCATCTGGGGCGAACTGTCGCTCGACGGCCGCGCGTCGTTCAAGCTGCACGACGATTTTACGCGGCTGCCGTTTGCGAACGGCGCGTTCGATATGGTGTGGGCCTGGGCGGCGCTCTGGTACATGCCGCGCGCCGATCTGCTGATCGAGGAGATGGTGCGCGTCTCGCGCAAGGTCGTGTTCCTGGCGATGCCGAATCGGATGCAGATGGGTTACATCCTGCGCAAGTTCGTGCTGGAACCCGGTTTCTTCAAGACCGTCGACGAGACCTGGGCCAACATCCCGCGCATGACGAAGATGCTGCGCGGGTACGGTCTGCGCATCGCCGACCAGGGCGTGATGGATGTGCCGCCGTGGCCGGACACGGTGATGCCGGCTGCGCTCGTTTTGCAGAAGCTCGGCATCCGCTCGAAGTCGATGCAGTCGCGCTTCGAAGGGCAGGGCTGGCAGTGGAGCACAATGGACTACTACTCAGGCAAGCGGCCGGAACTGAAAGCGATGATGGAGAAGTATATGTTCCTGGAGCGACTGCCGTTGCCGTGGCAAATCAAGACGGTCTGGGCGCACCACCGCTACGTGCTGGGGGTAAAGCCATAA
- the rpsF gene encoding 30S ribosomal protein S6 yields MASQHSYEMVFILHPGLPEEQLAETVEKVKGYVTAGGGEITSAESGAPWGRRKLAYPIKKATEGYYTLLKMNIAATALPEVERNLKLMEGMLRYMIVKP; encoded by the coding sequence TTGGCGTCTCAACATAGCTACGAAATGGTGTTTATTCTCCATCCGGGACTCCCCGAGGAACAACTCGCGGAGACCGTGGAGAAGGTGAAGGGCTACGTCACCGCCGGCGGCGGCGAGATCACGTCGGCCGAGTCGGGCGCGCCCTGGGGCCGTCGCAAGCTGGCGTACCCGATCAAGAAGGCCACTGAGGGTTATTACACCCTGCTGAAGATGAACATTGCCGCGACAGCGCTGCCCGAAGTGGAGCGCAACCTCAAGCTGATGGAAGGCATGTTGCGTTACATGATCGTGAAGCCGTAA
- a CDS encoding 30S ribosomal protein S18, giving the protein MSEENRMSNPRSRSGEGGAEEEPRGRRFAPIRKACPFCADKALRIDYKDVDGLRRFITDRGKIRARRKTGACARHQRAVAVAIKRARTIAIMPFVSDPTRGG; this is encoded by the coding sequence TTGTCAGAGGAGAACCGCATGTCGAATCCACGCTCACGCAGCGGCGAGGGCGGGGCCGAAGAAGAGCCGCGTGGCCGGCGTTTCGCCCCCATCCGCAAAGCGTGCCCGTTTTGCGCCGACAAGGCGCTGAGAATTGACTACAAAGATGTCGACGGCCTGCGCCGCTTCATCACCGATCGCGGCAAGATCCGCGCCCGCCGCAAGACCGGCGCGTGCGCGCGGCATCAGCGCGCGGTGGCCGTCGCCATCAAGCGCGCCCGCACCATCGCGATTATGCCGTTCGTCAGCGACCCGACGCGCGGCGGCTAG
- a CDS encoding peptidylprolyl isomerase: protein MTKKSRRKEHAARTLVVEAREARERARQRKYWTAAAIIGAVLGLILIAAVIDRVLVQPGQPVAMVDGRPISTDYFQKYVRLLRAEAQNRYLTAQQQLQQFGDDPTMAQFKSIIQQNAAQAQQDMATASQRAYDALVDAELVKAEAATRGVTTSDAEVQTEIDSLVAQGKGWLTVPQATAQAAFAITATATAQVQPTATPSPTPTAAPSPTASTAVTATTPTTATTDAPQPTPTPQHIMTGDEYKIEYQNLLTYYSRIGGFSEEEYRQLVRVQLLQRKLQAIFANQVETDAEQIHLRHLLVDSQEKADAAMARLKAGEVFTDVAKDVSIDTGSKDQGGDLGWAPRGTYVTAFEDAAFALTQPGQLSAVVPTQFGFHIIQLVDPAQKRPLEASALASKRSNALRDFLTKKRSDLSAAGKLVSYYSPAKDPK, encoded by the coding sequence ATGACTAAGAAGTCTCGCCGCAAGGAGCACGCCGCGCGCACGCTGGTCGTCGAAGCGCGCGAGGCCCGGGAGCGCGCCCGCCAGCGCAAGTACTGGACGGCGGCTGCGATTATCGGCGCCGTGCTGGGCCTGATTCTCATCGCCGCCGTGATTGACCGTGTGCTTGTCCAGCCCGGCCAGCCGGTAGCCATGGTGGATGGCAGACCGATCAGCACGGACTACTTCCAGAAGTACGTCCGGCTGTTGCGCGCCGAGGCGCAGAACCGCTATCTGACGGCGCAGCAGCAGCTTCAGCAGTTCGGCGATGATCCAACGATGGCGCAGTTCAAGTCGATCATCCAGCAGAACGCCGCGCAGGCACAGCAGGACATGGCAACCGCCTCGCAGCGTGCGTACGATGCACTGGTCGACGCTGAACTGGTGAAGGCGGAGGCGGCCACGCGCGGCGTCACCACGAGCGACGCCGAAGTCCAGACCGAGATTGACAGTCTCGTCGCGCAGGGCAAGGGCTGGCTCACTGTGCCGCAGGCCACTGCGCAGGCGGCGTTCGCCATCACGGCGACCGCGACCGCGCAGGTGCAGCCGACAGCCACGCCAAGCCCCACGCCGACCGCAGCGCCCAGCCCAACGGCGTCGACCGCCGTCACCGCGACGACGCCGACCACCGCCACGACCGACGCGCCGCAGCCGACGCCAACGCCGCAGCACATCATGACGGGCGACGAGTATAAGATCGAATACCAGAACCTGCTGACGTATTACAGCCGCATCGGCGGGTTCAGCGAAGAGGAGTATCGTCAACTGGTGCGAGTGCAGCTCCTGCAGCGCAAGTTGCAGGCGATCTTCGCTAATCAGGTGGAGACCGATGCCGAGCAGATCCATCTGCGGCACCTACTCGTCGATTCGCAGGAGAAAGCCGACGCCGCGATGGCGCGGCTGAAGGCCGGCGAAGTGTTCACAGATGTTGCCAAGGACGTTTCGATCGACACGGGCAGCAAAGACCAGGGCGGCGATCTGGGCTGGGCGCCGCGCGGCACATACGTTACAGCATTCGAAGACGCCGCGTTCGCGCTGACCCAGCCGGGCCAATTGAGTGCGGTGGTGCCCACGCAGTTCGGCTTCCACATCATCCAGTTAGTCGATCCGGCGCAGAAGCGCCCGCTCGAAGCGTCCGCGCTGGCCAGCAAGCGCTCCAACGCCCTGCGCGATTTTCTGACGAAGAAGCGCAGTGACCTATCGGCGGCAGGCAAACTGGTGTCGTACTACTCTCCAGCCAAAGATCCGAAGTAG
- a CDS encoding DUF2723 domain-containing protein — MPPVVFALPFALYVATLAPGVLNDDPGEYQMVLGALGVAHPTGYPLYTLVGHLFTRVVPFGSIAWRVNLFSAVAGAGACLALYGLLHRLGVQRWIAICVSFLFAISADAWFYATMAQTYALNSLLIVLVLWAFVGWQERHDARSFAVLCLIAGLGVAHHSTFWLLAPGLVIAIVASILPLPNPPPRRNGSVAGEGIALLPALLVGAAAFMLPVSLYLYIPLRGEQLLATPGGLFDIPQAVVSGILTPHYLSGWTNVVAGSFYAGATLDGAAADWGGALTRYAASLFIQFPGLVLLAFGVFDARVWRGRGPFVGLLLVAWVTNVLVVMRGVAAFNEPAGGLYTPTWIFAVVAIGLTSQRIHSGARWRWLVPTCGVVLAGAGMCALLANLGAFVSAPAIAQSGGLHRSMFYDVPTSETLSADVPPGAVMLGAWSPVTPLRYAQIIDGLRPDVAVLQAPLASDAGRDFMLKVVDAGKPLYLLDDTGLRAGIFLPARPQVGVAASAVFGSEIELIGYTEGSLILGDSGPATNLQRIHLFWRAVSRPTKDYKIFIRCAPSGSCAADRPLGSVYFTTSNWRAGQYAEHVATVWPAHSKGALELGLYDESGGQRLALPDGSTTVRIPWH; from the coding sequence ATGCCACCGGTGGTTTTTGCGCTGCCGTTCGCGCTGTACGTGGCGACACTGGCGCCCGGCGTGCTGAACGACGACCCGGGCGAGTACCAGATGGTGCTTGGCGCGCTGGGCGTTGCGCACCCGACCGGCTACCCGCTGTACACGTTGGTCGGGCATCTGTTTACGCGAGTGGTGCCGTTCGGCAGCATCGCGTGGCGCGTCAACCTGTTCTCGGCGGTAGCCGGCGCCGGCGCCTGCCTGGCACTTTACGGGTTGCTGCACCGGTTGGGTGTTCAGCGTTGGATTGCGATCTGCGTCTCGTTTCTGTTTGCCATCTCCGCCGATGCGTGGTTCTACGCGACGATGGCGCAGACCTATGCGCTGAACTCGCTGCTGATCGTGCTGGTCCTGTGGGCGTTCGTCGGTTGGCAAGAGCGTCACGACGCGCGATCATTCGCGGTGCTCTGCCTGATTGCCGGGTTGGGCGTGGCGCATCACAGCACGTTCTGGCTGCTGGCACCCGGATTGGTCATCGCAATCGTAGCGTCAATTCTCCCCCTCCCTAACCCTCCCCCGCGACGCAACGGCAGCGTCGCAGGAGAGGGGATTGCTTTGCTGCCGGCGCTGCTGGTCGGCGCGGCCGCGTTCATGCTGCCTGTATCCCTCTACCTCTACATTCCGTTGCGCGGCGAACAACTGCTGGCGACTCCCGGCGGATTGTTCGACATCCCGCAGGCGGTCGTGAGCGGCATACTCACGCCGCACTACCTGTCCGGCTGGACGAACGTCGTGGCCGGCAGTTTCTACGCGGGCGCAACGCTGGACGGCGCGGCGGCCGATTGGGGCGGCGCGCTGACGCGCTATGCCGCTTCGCTGTTCATACAGTTTCCGGGCCTCGTGCTGCTGGCTTTTGGCGTCTTCGATGCGCGCGTATGGCGCGGGCGCGGTCCGTTTGTTGGACTGCTACTGGTTGCCTGGGTAACCAACGTCCTTGTCGTGATGCGTGGGGTGGCGGCATTCAACGAGCCTGCCGGCGGGCTGTATACGCCGACGTGGATCTTCGCCGTGGTGGCGATCGGGTTGACGTCACAACGTATACACTCGGGAGCGCGATGGCGATGGCTAGTGCCGACGTGTGGAGTCGTGCTGGCCGGAGCGGGTATGTGCGCGTTACTGGCCAACCTCGGCGCGTTTGTCTCGGCACCGGCAATTGCACAATCCGGTGGTCTGCATCGTTCAATGTTCTATGATGTACCGACCAGCGAGACACTGAGCGCCGATGTTCCACCGGGAGCAGTGATGCTCGGCGCGTGGTCGCCGGTGACGCCGCTTCGCTATGCGCAGATTATCGACGGCCTGCGGCCTGATGTGGCGGTGCTGCAAGCGCCGCTCGCGTCGGATGCGGGGCGCGACTTCATGCTTAAAGTTGTCGATGCCGGAAAGCCGTTGTATCTGCTCGACGACACTGGACTCCGGGCAGGCATATTCCTTCCAGCGCGCCCGCAGGTTGGTGTTGCTGCAAGCGCCGTATTCGGTTCCGAGATTGAACTGATCGGATACACCGAGGGCTCGCTGATCCTTGGCGATAGCGGCCCTGCGACCAATTTGCAGCGTATTCATCTTTTCTGGCGTGCCGTTAGCCGTCCCACAAAAGACTACAAGATCTTCATACGCTGTGCACCGTCGGGATCGTGCGCGGCAGATCGACCACTTGGGTCTGTGTACTTCACGACATCCAACTGGCGAGCCGGGCAGTATGCCGAGCATGTGGCGACCGTCTGGCCAGCTCATTCCAAGGGTGCCCTTGAACTTGGCCTGTACGACGAGAGCGGCGGCCAGCGACTTGCCCTGCCCGACGGCTCCACGACGGTACGGATACCATGGCATTAA
- a CDS encoding AIR synthase family protein, translating into MRLPAGKLPPHILQQIIAGLPPLDPRVLVGPGIGRDAVVIEMADRYLVAKTDPITFATDEIGWYVVQVNANDVACLGARPLWFMLTSLLPAGCDDDLPRRIASQVVEACTAHGIAFLGGHTEMTIGLDRPLLVGFMLGEAAHDRLVRPERTRPGDAILLTKGIPIEGASIIAREKGEELQRCGISAELIARAARFLREPGINVLREARLAADAGAHILHDPTEGGLATALAELCEATHLGACVRRAEIPIVPEAEVLCRAYNLDPLGTIASGALLIGIAPGQADVLSRQIQALGIPCAQIGHFTTADQGVTLDGAPLPIFKADEITKIF; encoded by the coding sequence ATGAGACTGCCTGCCGGCAAACTGCCGCCGCACATCCTGCAGCAGATCATCGCCGGACTGCCGCCGCTCGACCCGCGCGTGCTGGTCGGCCCCGGCATCGGCCGCGACGCCGTCGTGATCGAGATGGCCGACCGCTACCTCGTTGCAAAGACGGACCCGATCACGTTCGCGACAGACGAGATCGGGTGGTATGTGGTGCAGGTCAACGCGAACGATGTGGCCTGCCTCGGCGCGCGCCCGCTCTGGTTCATGCTGACCAGCCTGCTGCCGGCCGGCTGCGACGACGACCTGCCCCGGCGCATCGCGTCGCAGGTCGTCGAGGCGTGCACCGCGCACGGCATCGCCTTTCTGGGCGGCCACACAGAGATGACGATCGGACTCGACCGCCCTCTGCTGGTCGGGTTCATGTTGGGCGAGGCGGCGCATGACCGGCTGGTACGGCCGGAGCGCACGCGGCCCGGCGACGCGATCCTGCTCACCAAAGGAATTCCAATCGAGGGCGCGTCGATCATTGCGCGTGAAAAAGGCGAGGAGTTGCAGCGCTGCGGCATTTCGGCCGAGTTGATCGCGCGCGCTGCGCGTTTCCTGCGCGAGCCTGGCATCAACGTTCTGCGCGAAGCACGGCTGGCCGCTGACGCCGGGGCGCATATCCTGCATGACCCGACTGAGGGCGGGCTTGCCACGGCGCTCGCGGAACTGTGCGAGGCAACCCACCTCGGCGCGTGCGTCCGGCGCGCTGAGATTCCCATTGTGCCGGAGGCCGAGGTGCTCTGCCGCGCCTACAACCTCGACCCGCTGGGCACGATCGCCTCCGGCGCGTTGCTGATCGGCATCGCGCCCGGCCAGGCCGACGTGCTATCGCGCCAGATTCAGGCGCTCGGCATCCCGTGCGCGCAGATCGGCCACTTCACGACCGCCGATCAAGGCGTAACACTGGATGGCGCGCCGCTGCCCATTTTCAAAGCCGACGAGATCACGAAGATCTTCTAG
- a CDS encoding single-stranded DNA-binding protein: MSRGLNKVMLIGNLGRDPEMRYTPSGRPVTAFSVAVNRAWQAADGERHDETDWFNVVAWGDLAETCNRYLHKGDRVYVEGRLKTRIWEGNDGQKHERAEVIASELVMLGGPGRESAAGDDLPGDEIPF, encoded by the coding sequence ATGTCCCGCGGGCTCAACAAGGTCATGCTGATTGGCAACCTGGGGCGTGATCCGGAGATGCGCTATACGCCCAGCGGGCGTCCGGTCACCGCCTTCAGCGTCGCCGTCAACCGCGCCTGGCAGGCGGCCGACGGCGAGCGCCACGACGAGACCGATTGGTTCAACGTCGTCGCCTGGGGCGATCTCGCGGAGACGTGCAATCGCTACCTGCACAAGGGCGATCGCGTCTACGTCGAGGGACGGCTCAAGACCCGCATATGGGAAGGCAACGACGGCCAGAAGCACGAGCGCGCCGAGGTCATCGCGAGCGAGTTGGTAATGCTGGGCGGCCCCGGGCGCGAAAGCGCCGCGGGCGACGACCTGCCCGGAGACGAGATTCCTTTTTAG
- a CDS encoding DUF475 domain-containing protein has product MFALDLRHLIIALEVAFLDSLLSVDNALVLAVMVEHLPTQQRTRALRYGILGAYLFRGASLFVVSLVIANPWIRVGGAAYLLWLGLSHLIGADKDDNGSTARRKVTTGFWLTVLNVEMADLIFSLDNIVATVAFAPDEILMVVFGVFVSIIVIRYVAGVFLRMLARFPVLRTTAYVIVVFLGVKLILESGLLDQFVHIAFDEYLTFGIICGIIALSLVYERARKMLAARQAPKPGVPAAEEHCS; this is encoded by the coding sequence ATGTTTGCTCTTGACCTGCGCCACCTGATTATCGCGCTCGAGGTCGCCTTTCTCGATAGCCTCCTGTCAGTCGATAACGCACTGGTGCTCGCGGTCATGGTGGAGCACCTGCCGACCCAGCAGCGCACGCGCGCCCTGCGCTACGGCATCCTGGGTGCCTACCTGTTCCGCGGCGCCAGCCTGTTCGTCGTCTCGCTCGTCATCGCCAATCCGTGGATTCGGGTCGGCGGCGCGGCCTACCTGCTCTGGCTCGGCCTGTCGCACCTGATTGGCGCCGACAAGGACGACAACGGCTCCACCGCCCGCCGCAAGGTCACCACCGGCTTCTGGTTGACTGTCCTGAACGTCGAGATGGCCGACCTCATCTTCTCGCTGGACAACATCGTCGCCACCGTTGCGTTCGCGCCGGACGAGATTCTGATGGTGGTGTTCGGCGTCTTCGTCTCGATCATCGTCATCCGGTACGTGGCCGGCGTGTTCCTGCGCATGCTGGCGCGCTTCCCGGTCTTGCGGACGACGGCATATGTCATCGTCGTATTTCTCGGCGTTAAACTCATTCTCGAATCCGGCCTGCTCGACCAGTTCGTGCATATCGCGTTCGATGAGTATCTTACCTTTGGCATCATCTGCGGCATCATCGCGCTTTCGCTAGTCTACGAGCGTGCCCGGAAGATGCTTGCCGCGCGGCAAGCGCCCAAGCCGGGCGTACCCGCGGCTGAAGAGCATTGTTCATGA
- a CDS encoding DUF2723 domain-containing protein gives MALKAGRADRIAAILTGAVALCVYLLTLAPDLLPGDSGEFQMAAPLLSIVHPTGYPLYLLSAKAFTLIPFGTLAYRVNLFSAVTGALAVGVLCYAIIATLARVQIAPTLRRIVGVAFALAFAFTPTFWAQATEAEVYALHALFVVALIGIAASIDANPARRVLWLALAFGLSLTHHRTTILLTPALIVLAWGTQLPWRRWALAMALAAAPMLLYLYTPLRYAATPYMTNTLDASHTLVSLDPTVAGFVGHMLGTGFRGALGWDVLSNLRLLEAPFQVSEPFGGTPGWIVLALALLGAASLWLAPKGGQLRRMVLALVLTFVILLLFNAAYHIGDISDYYSPVYIMTIWLAAIGSARLLARIRRAGMAVMIAACALVLPGALLMSGYPEHASRESMRESAKTVLSAAPRDAILVNNDRDEVTPLLYLQYVDGVRRDVAPLFPLITPELPDVVTLTRYALQTSRPVYLTKPMPGLETVFALKSNGLFERVIGAADTTPNRPLAVSAPGVRLIGWSVVTATSSVSVTLFWEAAASRPNFSTYVHLLGANGDKLAQSDHQPGGDYYPPSMWPVRERIRDEHVVSLPSGVLPARFSLRAGAYAPGIPAVLGGLGQIELGAMQDGR, from the coding sequence ATGGCATTAAAGGCAGGTCGCGCGGATCGCATCGCCGCCATCCTCACCGGGGCGGTCGCGCTCTGCGTCTATCTGCTGACGCTGGCGCCGGATCTGTTGCCGGGTGACAGCGGCGAGTTCCAGATGGCCGCGCCGCTGCTCTCGATTGTCCACCCAACTGGCTACCCGCTTTATCTCCTCAGCGCCAAAGCGTTTACGCTAATTCCATTTGGTACACTCGCCTACCGCGTCAACCTGTTCTCGGCTGTCACTGGCGCACTGGCGGTCGGCGTGCTGTGTTATGCGATAATTGCGACGCTGGCGCGTGTGCAAATCGCGCCGACCCTGCGGCGAATTGTCGGCGTGGCGTTCGCGCTGGCGTTCGCCTTCACGCCGACGTTCTGGGCGCAGGCGACCGAAGCCGAGGTATACGCCCTGCACGCGCTGTTTGTGGTCGCCCTGATCGGCATCGCAGCTTCAATCGACGCGAACCCGGCGCGGCGCGTGCTTTGGCTGGCGCTGGCGTTCGGACTTTCGTTGACGCACCATCGGACGACGATTCTACTGACGCCTGCGTTGATCGTACTCGCCTGGGGCACGCAGCTACCGTGGCGTCGATGGGCACTCGCGATGGCCCTCGCCGCCGCGCCGATGCTGCTGTATCTCTACACGCCGCTCCGCTATGCCGCGACGCCATATATGACAAATACGCTGGATGCCAGCCATACGCTCGTCTCGCTCGATCCAACGGTCGCCGGATTCGTCGGGCACATGCTCGGCACCGGCTTCCGCGGCGCACTGGGCTGGGATGTGTTGTCGAACCTTCGATTGTTGGAAGCCCCGTTTCAGGTGTCCGAACCATTCGGCGGTACGCCCGGCTGGATCGTGCTGGCTCTCGCGTTGCTGGGCGCAGCGTCACTGTGGCTCGCACCGAAAGGCGGCCAGCTTCGGAGGATGGTACTGGCCCTCGTGCTGACGTTCGTGATCTTGCTGCTATTCAATGCCGCGTATCATATCGGCGACATATCGGACTACTACTCGCCGGTCTATATCATGACGATTTGGCTGGCGGCAATCGGCTCGGCAAGGCTGCTTGCGCGTATCCGGCGCGCTGGGATGGCCGTCATGATCGCCGCGTGTGCGCTCGTTCTGCCGGGCGCTCTGCTCATGAGCGGGTACCCTGAGCATGCGTCGCGGGAATCGATGCGCGAATCGGCGAAGACAGTGCTGAGCGCCGCGCCGCGCGACGCGATCCTGGTCAACAACGACCGCGACGAGGTGACGCCGCTGCTCTACCTGCAGTATGTGGATGGGGTACGACGCGATGTTGCGCCGCTCTTCCCGCTCATCACGCCGGAACTGCCGGATGTGGTCACGCTGACGCGCTACGCGCTTCAGACGTCGCGGCCTGTCTATCTGACGAAGCCGATGCCGGGGCTGGAGACGGTCTTCGCGCTGAAGTCCAACGGCCTATTTGAGCGTGTGATCGGTGCGGCCGATACGACGCCGAATCGCCCGCTCGCCGTAAGTGCGCCGGGAGTTCGACTGATTGGCTGGTCCGTCGTCACGGCGACTAGCTCAGTCAGCGTGACGCTGTTCTGGGAAGCCGCAGCCAGTCGCCCCAACTTCTCGACGTACGTGCACTTGCTTGGTGCGAACGGCGACAAGCTGGCACAGAGCGATCACCAGCCGGGTGGCGATTATTATCCGCCCTCAATGTGGCCGGTGCGCGAGCGGATACGCGACGAGCATGTGGTCTCGCTCCCGTCCGGCGTGCTGCCGGCGCGGTTCTCGCTGCGAGCGGGTGCGTACGCGCCCGGGATCCCGGCGGTGTTGGGCGGCCTCGGTCAAATCGAACTGGGCGCCATGCAGGACGGGCGTTAA